TTCAACGCCGCGCCGTGCGCGTACTCACATCCACCCAGACCGCCAACACCAGAATGCTGCCCTTGACGATCATCTGCCAGTAACTGTCGACGTCGAGCATGGACATGCCGTTATCCAGGCTGGTGATCACCAGCGCGCCGAGGAGGGCGCCGTAGACGGTGCCGGAGCCGCCGCGCATGGAGGTGCCGCCGATGAAGCAGGCGGCGATGGCGTCGAGTTCGCCCATGCTTCCGGCCGACGGTGAGCCAGCGGCGAGGCGTGCAGTGTTGACCACACCGGCGAGGGCGCACATCACGCCCATGATGCCGAAGATCCACAGTTTGACCGCCTGCACATTGATCCCGGACAGGCGCGTCGCTTCCATGTTGCTGCCGACCGAATAGACCCGGCGGCCGAACACGGTCTGGCTGGTGACGTAGCTGAACACGCCGAGCAGAATTAGCAACAGCAGGACCGGCACCGGAATGCCGTCATAGCTGTTGAGGGTCTGGACGAAACCAGCGAGCACCGCGCCGATCACCAGCACGCGCACAACATCACGCACCAGTGAATGCGCCGCCAGGCCATGCAGGGCGCGATTGCGCCGTTGTTTCCAGGTCAGAAAAATCGTCAGCACGAACAGCAGCACACCCAGGCCGGTGCCGATCGCGTGGGGCAGATAACCCTGGCCGACATACACCAGCTCCGGCGATACCGGGGCGATGGTAGTGCCGCCGGTGATCCCCAGCAGAATGCCACGAAACGCGAGCATGCCACCGAGGCCGACGATAAACGACGGGATGCGTAAATAGGCGGCCATGTAGCCATTGGCAAGCCCGATGACCAACCCGCACAGGGCAACCAGGCTGAGATTCGCCAGCAGCGGAATGTGATAGACCACGTCGAGGATCGCCGCGAGTCCACCGAGCAGGCCGAGCAATGAGCCGACCGACAAATCGATCTCGCCGCTGATGATCACCAGCACCATGCCGCAGGCGAGAATTCCGGTAATCGACATTTGCCGCAGCAGGTTGGAGAGGTTGCGCGGGGTGAGGAAGCCGCCCTCGGTCTGCCAGCTGAAGAACAGCCAGATCAGCACCACGGCGAATACCAGCGCGAGCATCTTGTAGCGGGTGAACAGTTGTTTGACCTGATTCATTTACGCGGTTTTCCGATCATTATTGTTATGGCTGCCCGGCTGGCTGAGGGCGGCGGCGAGCACCTGTTCCTGGGTCAGTTCATGGTTGACGAAATCGCCGCGCAACTGGCCCTCGCCGATCACCAGCACGCGGTCGGACACGCCGAGCACTTCGGCCAGTTCCGACGAAACCATGATGATCGACACACCCTCAGCGGCCAGCGCGCCCATCAACTTGTAGATCTCGTACTTGGCGCCGACATCCACGCCTCGGGTCGGCTCGTCGAGAATCAGTACGCGCGGTTTGGCCAGGAGCATCTTCGCCAGCACGGCTTTCTGCTGGTTACCGCCCGACAAACTGGTGATCGGCAGGGACGGACTTGCGGTCTTCAGATGCAGGCGGGAGATTTCCCGGTCGATGCAGCCCAGTTCGGCTTCGGCATCGATGCGAGTCATTTTCGAATAGCTTTCGAGCACGGCGAGGGTGATGTTCTGGCCGACACCGAGGTCGGGAATGATGCCTTGGCGCTTGCGGTCCTCGGGCACCAGACACAGGCCGGCGCGGATCGCTTTCAGCGGCGTGCGCGTGTCGATCGGTTGGCCGTCCAGCCAGACTTCGCCTTCGTGACGGCCGGGGTAGGCGCCGAACAGCGCGGTGACCAGTTCGGTCCGGCCGGCGCCGACCAGTCCGGCGATGCCGAGAATTTCGCCGCGTTTGAGGCTGAAGGAAATGTCGTCGACCCGTTTGCGCTTGGGGTTGTCGATGTCGTAGCAGGTAATGTGGCGCGCCTCGAAAATCACCTCGCCGATCTCGTGCGGCTCGCTGGGATAAAGGTTGCTCATTTCGCGGCCGACCATCTGCGTGATGATCTGCGGGATGTCCATGTCGGCCATGGCGGTGGTGGCAATGTGTTTGCCGTCGCGGATCACCGAAATGGTGTCGCACACAGCGGCAACTTCATCGAGCTTGTGCGAGATATATACGCAGGCCACACCCTTGGCTTTGAGGTCGCGGATGATGTCCAGCAGCACCTCGATTTCCGAGCGGCTCAGGGCGGAGGAGGGCTCATCGAGGATCAGCAGACGCGCCTGTTTGTTCAGGGCCTTGGCGATTTCCACCAGTTGCTGATAACCGCCGCCGTATTGCGAAACCGGTAGCGAGACGTTCATGTCCGGCACTTTCAGCTCACGCATCAAGGCTTCGGCACGGTGGATCATCGCCGGGTAGTTCATGCGCCCACCGGGCAGCGTCAGCTCATGGCCCATGAAGATGTTTTCGGCCACCGACAGGTCGGGAACCAGGGTCAGTTCCTGATGAATGATGACGATGCCGGCGGCTTCGGTTTCGCTGATCGATTGCGCCCTGAGCGGTAGCCCGTCCCAGAGGATTTCACCGTCCCAGGTGCCATGGGGATAGACCGCCGAGAGGATCTTCATCAGCGTCGACTTGCCGGCGCCATTCTCGCCACACAGGCCCACGCATTCACCGGGCCTGACCTTGATGTCGATGCCGTTGAGCGCTTTGACACCGCCGAAGGTTTTGACGATGCCGTTCATTTGCAGCAGATAGTCGGACATGGAAAAGGCTCGTATACCAAGGACTCAAACACCAGACCTGTAGGAGTGAGCCTGCTCGCGATAGCGTCAGTGCAGATACTGCTCGGCTGGCTGACCCGCCGCCATCGCGAGCAGGCTCACTCCTACAAGGGTTTCGGACAAACCGTCCGGATCACTGCCCGGCGATTTGCGCCTTGGTGTAGAAGCCATCCTGTTCGAGCAAGTCGATGTTGTCCTTGGTCAACGGCGTTGGCGTGAGCAGGATGGTGTCGACTTTTTTGCTGCCGTTGTCGTACTGCGAGGTGTAGGCCGGTTTCTCGTTGCGCGCCAGTTGCACGGAGAGCTTGGCCGCTTCGGAAGCGATGAGTTTCAGCGGCTTGTACACGGTCATGGTTTGCGTGCCGGCGATCACCCGTTTGACTGCTGCGAGGTCGGCGTCCTGGCCGGAAATCGGCACTTTGCCGGCCAGTTGCTGCGCGGCCAATGCCTGGATGGCGCCGCCAGCGGTGGCGTCGTTGGAAGCGACGATGCCGTCGATTTTGTTGTTGTT
This genomic interval from Pseudomonas koreensis contains the following:
- the xylG gene encoding D-xylose ABC transporter ATP-binding protein, with amino-acid sequence MSDYLLQMNGIVKTFGGVKALNGIDIKVRPGECVGLCGENGAGKSTLMKILSAVYPHGTWDGEILWDGLPLRAQSISETEAAGIVIIHQELTLVPDLSVAENIFMGHELTLPGGRMNYPAMIHRAEALMRELKVPDMNVSLPVSQYGGGYQQLVEIAKALNKQARLLILDEPSSALSRSEIEVLLDIIRDLKAKGVACVYISHKLDEVAAVCDTISVIRDGKHIATTAMADMDIPQIITQMVGREMSNLYPSEPHEIGEVIFEARHITCYDIDNPKRKRVDDISFSLKRGEILGIAGLVGAGRTELVTALFGAYPGRHEGEVWLDGQPIDTRTPLKAIRAGLCLVPEDRKRQGIIPDLGVGQNITLAVLESYSKMTRIDAEAELGCIDREISRLHLKTASPSLPITSLSGGNQQKAVLAKMLLAKPRVLILDEPTRGVDVGAKYEIYKLMGALAAEGVSIIMVSSELAEVLGVSDRVLVIGEGQLRGDFVNHELTQEQVLAAALSQPGSHNNNDRKTA
- a CDS encoding sugar ABC transporter permease — translated: MNQVKQLFTRYKMLALVFAVVLIWLFFSWQTEGGFLTPRNLSNLLRQMSITGILACGMVLVIISGEIDLSVGSLLGLLGGLAAILDVVYHIPLLANLSLVALCGLVIGLANGYMAAYLRIPSFIVGLGGMLAFRGILLGITGGTTIAPVSPELVYVGQGYLPHAIGTGLGVLLFVLTIFLTWKQRRNRALHGLAAHSLVRDVVRVLVIGAVLAGFVQTLNSYDGIPVPVLLLLILLGVFSYVTSQTVFGRRVYSVGSNMEATRLSGINVQAVKLWIFGIMGVMCALAGVVNTARLAAGSPSAGSMGELDAIAACFIGGTSMRGGSGTVYGALLGALVITSLDNGMSMLDVDSYWQMIVKGSILVLAVWVDVSTRTARR